One stretch of Streptomyces sp. MMBL 11-1 DNA includes these proteins:
- a CDS encoding (2Fe-2S)-binding protein, producing the protein MPLSPPFTGTATSPVTAAYARLTEVFPGLRADVLAGDAVAPSGAGWVGAAELAAGGDAVDAFLAWDDAQVLRDYGQRARPDVVASFGLHRYAWPACLLVTVPWFLQRRVVRIPVEDVAFQRSLGHLTVRVREFACLPDDPAATLPGARVVPDEAALRAEVLASLTEHLGPVLEGFGPRMRRGKRALWGMATDEIVEGLWYIAHLLGEERRAMAELELLLPGATKPYVGTAGFRELTGPEGRSLPTRDRASCCLFYTLRPEDTCVTCPRTCDADRVRKLAAAS; encoded by the coding sequence ATGCCCCTCTCCCCGCCGTTCACCGGTACCGCGACGTCTCCCGTGACCGCCGCGTACGCCCGGCTGACCGAGGTGTTTCCCGGTCTGCGGGCCGACGTGCTCGCCGGCGACGCCGTCGCCCCGTCCGGAGCGGGCTGGGTCGGCGCGGCGGAGCTGGCGGCCGGTGGAGACGCCGTGGACGCCTTCCTCGCCTGGGACGACGCCCAGGTGCTGCGCGACTACGGACAGCGGGCCCGCCCCGACGTGGTGGCGAGCTTCGGCCTGCACCGGTACGCCTGGCCCGCCTGTCTGCTGGTGACCGTGCCGTGGTTCCTGCAGCGCCGGGTGGTGCGGATCCCGGTCGAGGACGTCGCCTTCCAGCGGTCCCTGGGGCATCTGACCGTACGGGTCCGGGAGTTCGCCTGCCTGCCGGACGACCCGGCCGCCACGCTGCCCGGGGCCCGGGTCGTCCCGGACGAGGCGGCGCTGCGGGCCGAGGTCCTGGCGTCCCTGACCGAGCACCTCGGCCCGGTGCTGGAGGGCTTCGGGCCGCGCATGCGGCGCGGGAAGCGTGCCCTGTGGGGGATGGCGACCGACGAGATCGTCGAGGGCCTCTGGTACATCGCGCACCTGCTGGGCGAGGAGCGCCGGGCGATGGCCGAGCTGGAGCTGCTGCTCCCCGGCGCGACGAAGCCGTACGTCGGCACCGCGGGCTTCCGCGAGCTGACCGGACCCGAGGGCCGGTCGCTGCCGACCCGGGACCGGGCGAGCTGCTGCCTCTTCTACACCCTGCGCCCCGAGGACACCTGTGTGACCTGCCCGCGCACTTGCGACGCGGACCGGGTACGGAAGCTCGCGGCGGCTTCCTGA